The following are from one region of the Spodoptera frugiperda isolate SF20-4 chromosome 20, AGI-APGP_CSIRO_Sfru_2.0, whole genome shotgun sequence genome:
- the LOC118262110 gene encoding collagen alpha-2(IV) chain isoform X16, which yields MGPGTLFYFLAALAIIHASEDTPKTKPKDEFKALSEAREARQYDSYQGQPDNEVVVDIEDDEKKQYYETNYDTSAYGFGYDVGPNGQFHHENRGPDGVTYGCYGYLDPDNFLRATHYVADSHGYRVVEPEKPVEVFPDEKYEYDESTGQALNTRPGQIIPWEKLFFPKGCGRTPGGVPAKPLPKPTPKPPRPIDSSSETTNVKPVQSGQGPNGPYGPGSWQGQPGKPGTPGRPGTPGTPGTPGTPGSPGSPGTPGGPGGPGGPGGPGGPSGGYYPGSSGTPGTAGSPGTPGTPGSPGTPGGPGTPGTSGYPGTAGTPGTPGYPGTEGTPGTPGYPGTAGTPGTPGTPGYPGTEGTPGTPGYPGTAGTPGTPGYPGTEGTPGTPGTPGYPGTAGYPGTAGTPGTPGYPGTEGTPGTPGTPGYPGTEGTPGTPGTPGYPGTAGTPGYPGYYPGGSGGYYPGQPTAPGTDGYYPGQGSGPGGPLGPDGTYGPDGTYYPGTPGTPGTPGTPGSPGGPGGPGGPGGPGGPGGPGGPNGPNGPSNGGYYPGQPGRPGTPGSPGSPGTPGGPGGPGGPGGPGGPGGPNGPNGPSSGGYYPGQPGSPGTPGSPGSPGTPGGPGGPGGPGGPGGPGGPNGPNGPSSGGYYPGQPGSPGTPGSPGSPGTPGGPGGPGGPGGPGGPGGPNGPNGPSSGGYYPGQPGSPGTPGSPGSPGTPGGPGGPGGPGGPGGPGGPNGPNGPSSGGYYPGQPGSPGTPGSPGSPGTPGGPGGPGGPGGPGGPGGPNGPNGPSNGGYYPGQPGSPGSPGSPGSPGTPGGPGGPGGPGGPGGPGGPTDTTTYPGQSSGQPSQPGQPGYPGKPGQPGYPGQPGQPGQPGQPGQPGQGGQPGKPGQPGYPGQPGQPGYPGQPGQPGQPGQPGQGGQPGKPGQPGYPGQPGQPGYPGQPGQPGQGGQPGQPGQPGGPGQPGYPGQPGQPGQGGQPGKPGQPGYPGQPGQPGYPGQPGQPGQPGQGGQPGKPGQPGYPGQPGQPGYPGQPGQPGQPGQGGQPGKPGQPGYPGQPGQPGYPGQPGQPGQPGQGGQPGKPGQPGYPGQPGQPGYPGQPGQPGQPGQGGQPGKPGQPGYPGQPGYPGQPGQPGQPGQGGQPGKPGQPGYPGQPGQPGYPGQPGQPGQPGQGGQPGKPGQPGYPGQPGQPGYPGQPGQPGGPGQQGQPGYPGQPGQPGQGGQPGQPGQPGGPGQPGYPGQPGQPGKPGQPGQPGYPGQPGQPGQPGYPGQPGQPGQPGYPGQPGQPGQPGKPGQPGQPGYPGQPGQPGQPGQPGQPGYPEQPGQPGGPGRPEDLTKPGQPGYPGQQGQPGGPGQPGQPGYPGQPGKPGQPGQPGYPGQPGQPGYPGQPGQPGQPGQQGQPGQPGKPGQPGQPGYPGQPGKPGEPGQPGYPGQPGQPGKPGQPGQPGYPGQPGEPGQPGQPGQPGQPGYPGQPGQPGGPGQPGQPGYPGQPGQAGQPGQPGYPGQPGQPGYPGQQGQPGGPGQPGQPGTPGQPGQPGYPGQPGQPGEPGKPGQPGQPGQPGYPGQPGQPGYPGQQGQPGGPGQPGQPGYPGQPGQPGQPGQPGQPGYPGQPGQPGEPGKPGQPGQPGQPGYPGQPGQPGYPGQQGQPGGPGQPGQPGYPGQPGQPGQPGQPGQPGYPGQPGQPGYPGQQGQPGGPGQPGQPGYPGQPGQPGQPGQPGQPGYPGQPGQPGYPGQQGQPGGPGQPGQPGTPGQPGQPGYPGQPGQPGEPGKPGQPGQPGQPGYPGQPGQPGYPGQQGQPGGPGQPGQPGKPGQPGQPGKPGQPGQPGQPGYPGQPGQPGYPGQQGQPGGPGQPGQPGTPGQPGQPGHPGQPGQPGEPGKPGQPGQPGQPGYPGQPGQPGYPGQQGQPGGPGQPGQPGTPGQPGQPGYPGQPGQPGEPGKPGQPGQPGQPGYPGQPGQPGYPGQQGQPGGPGQPGQPGYPGQPGQPGEPGKPGQPGQPGQPGYPGQPGQPGQPGQSGGPGQPGQPGYPGQPGQPGGPGQPGQPGYPGQPGQPGYPGQPGQPGQPGHPGQPGYPGQPGQPGQPGYPGQPGQPGYPGQPGQPGQPGQPGYPGQPGQPGQPGYPGQPGQPGYPGQPGQPGQPGQPGYPGQPGQPGQPGQPGYPGQPGQPGYPGQPGQPGQPGYPGQPGQYPDSETAPSGTGVQPPATVPSHQMPPFPIYVIPYPLPIVPSPASCPCYLLKPGQNETNVQAQGPQATAPPHYQNQPQYPPYGIIGFVPVVFVPYCPGNASNMNSAQQNFPNAVPVQYSCNQCQASSDIYRYLGRLNGGRSTGFKDLKDLKDLKEIKSLTELDDLLKNQIKPLEKSMHTIAANPRVLAETNDKNEKKEKIETKTPRRRTRTGRTRVSKN from the exons ATGGGGCCGGGAACACTCTTCTATTTcttg GCCGCGCTGGCTATAATACATGCCAGCGAGGATACGCCAAAGACAAAGCCAAAAGATGAATTCAAAGCATTATCCGAAGCGCGAGAAGCTCGCCAATATGACTCGTACCAGGGACAACCAGATAACGAAGTGGTCGTGGACATAGAGGACGATGAAAAGAAACAGTATTATGAAACCAATTACGACAcaa GTGCATACGGCTTCGGTTATGACGTCGGTCCAAATGGGCAGTTCCATCATGAGAACCGCGGTCCGGATGGCGTCACCTATGGTTGCTATGGTTACTTGGACCCAGATAACTTCCTTCGTGCTACTCACTACGTTGCTGACAGCCACGGATACAGAGTAGTGGAACCAGAGAAACCAGTCGAAGTATTCCCTGACGAGAAATATGAATACGATGAATC CACTGGACAGGCGTTAAACACTCGGCCCGGACAAATCATCCCCTGGGAGAAACTCTTCTTCCCCAAGGGATGCGGTCGTACTCCCGGTGGAGTTCCAGCCAAGCCTTTACCGAAACCTACGCCCAAACCACCTCGTCCCATAGACAGCAGTAGCGAGACCACGAATGTCAAACCTGTACAATCTGGACAAG gACCCAATGGACCTTACGGCCCTGGATCat GGCAAGGtcaaccaggcaagccaggaaCTCCCGGCAGGCCCGGTACTCCAGGTACTCCAGGCACCCCAGGAACCCCAGGCTCTCCCGGTTCTCCCGGCACACCAGGTGGACCAG GAGGTCCAGGTGGTCCCGGCGGCCCCGGTGGTCCATCAGGCGGCTACTACCCCGGCTCTAGTGGAACCCCAGGCACCGCTGGATCTCCAGGAACCCCAGGTACACCCGGTAGTCCCGGTACCCCCGGCGGCCCAGGTACTCCTGGGACCTCAGGTTACCCTGGCACAGCTGGTACCCCAGGTACACCTGGATACCCAGGCACAGAAGGAACCCCAGGTACACCTGGTTACCCAGGCACAGCTGGTACCCCAGGCACACCAGGTACACCTGGATATCCAGGTACAGAAGGCACCCCAGGAACACCTGGTTACCCAGGTACGGCAGGTACCCCAGGTACACCTGGTTACCCAGGCACAGAAGGAACTCCTGGCACTCCAGGTACACCTGGTTACCCAGGCACAGCTGGTTACCCAGGCACAGCTGGTACCCCAGGCACACCTGGTTACCCAGGCACAGAAGGAACCCCAGGAACACCAGGCACACCTGGTTACCCAGGCACAGAAGGAACCCCAGGCACACCAGGCACACCTGGATATCCAGGCACAGCAGGCACACCTGGTTACCCAGGATACTATCCCGGCG GCTCAGGTGGATATTACCCAGGACAACCAACTGCACCAG GCACAGACGGCTATTATCCAGGACAAGGTAGTGGACCAG GAGGACCATTAGGTCCTGATGGTACTTATGGTCCCGATGGTACCTACTACCCGGGCACTCCAGGAACACCAGGCACACCAGGCACACCAGGCAGCCCCGGCGGCCCTGGCGGCCCag GAGGTCCCGGAGGGCCCGGCGGTCCTGGAGGCCCCGGAGGACCTAATGGACCCAATGGCCCATCAAACGGCGGCTACTACCCAGGACAACCCGGCAGACCTGGCACTCCAGGCAGTCCAGGATCACCAGGTACTCCAGGAGGACCAGGAGGTCCAGGTGGACCAGGAGGTCCTGGAGGACCAGGAGGACCAAACGGACCCAATGGCCCTTCAAGCGGCGGATACTACCCAGGACAACCCGGCAGCCCTGGCACTCCAGGAAGCCCAGGATCACCAGGCACTCCAGGAGGACCAGGTGGACCAGGTGGACCAGGAGGTCCAGGAGGACCTGGTGGACCTAATGGACCCAATGGCCCTTCAAGCGGCGGCTACTACCCAGGACAACCCGGCAGCCCTGGCACTCCAGGCAGCCCAGGATCACCAGGCACTCCAGGAGGACCAGGAGGTCCGGGCGGACCAGGTGGCCCAGGAGGTCCCGGAGGGCCTAATGGACCCAATGGCCCTTCAAGCGGTGGCTACTACCCAGGACAACCCGGCAGCCCTGGCACTCCAGGCAGCCCAGGATCACCAGGCACTCCAGGAG GACCAGGAGGTCCGGGCGGGCCAGGTGGACCTGGAGGTCCCGGAGGGCCTAATGGACCCAATGGCCCTTCAAGCGGCGGATACTACCCAGGACAACCCGGCAGCCCTGGCACTCCAGGCAGCCCAGGATCACCAGGCACTCCAGGAGGTCCAGGAGGACCAGGTGGGCCAGGTGGACCAGGTGGCCCGGGAGGGCCAAACGGACCCAATGGCCCTTCGAACGGCGGATACTACCCAGGACAACCCGGCAGCCCCGGTTCACCAGGAAGCCCAGGATCACCAGGAACACCCG gtggTCCCGGAGGTCCAGGTGGTCCCGGTGGACCTGGAGGACCCGGTGGTCCCACCGACACAACAACTTATCCAGGACAATCAA GTGGCCAACCTAGTCAACCAGGACAGCCGGGATACCCAGGCAAACCAGGACAGCCTGGCTACCCAGGACAACCAGGACAACCAGGGCAACCAGGACAACCCGGACAGCCAGGACAAGGTGGCCAACCTGGTAAACCAGGACAGCCAGGATACCCAGGCCAACCAGGACAGCCAGGATACCCAGGACAACCAGGCCAACCAGGACAACCAGGACAGCCAGGACAAGGTGGTCAACCTGGTAAACCAGGACAGCCAGGATACCCAGGCCAACCAGGACAGCCTGGCTACCCAGGACAACCAGGACAACCAG gACAAGGAGGACAACCTGGTCAACCTGGACAGCCAGGTGGCCCAGGACAGCCAGGATACCCAGGACAACCAGGACAGCCAGGACAAGGTGGCCAACCTGGTAAACCAGGACAGCCAGGATACCCAGGACAACCAGGTCAGCCAGGATACCCAGGACAACCAGGACAACCCGGACAGCCAGGACAAGGTGGCCAACCTGGTAAACCAGGACAGCCAGGATACCCAGGCCAACCAGGACAGCCAGGATACCCAGGACAACCAGGACAACCCGGACAGCCAGGACAAGGTGGCCAACCTGGTAAACCAGGACAGCCAGGATACCCAGGCCAACCAGGACAGCCAGGATACCCAGGACAACCAGGACAACCCGGACAGCCAGGACAAGGTGGCCAACCTGGTAAACCAGGACAGCCAGGATACCCAGGCCAACCAGGACAGCCAGGATACCCAGGACAACCAGGACAACCCGGACAGCCAGGACAAGGTGGCCAACCTGGTAAACCAGGACAGCCAGGATACCCAGGACAACCAG GATACCCAGGACAACCAGGACAACCCGGACAGCCAGGACAAGGTGGCCAACCTGGTAAACCAGGACAGCCAGGATACCCAGGACAACCAGGACAGCCAGGATACCCAGGACAACCAGGACAACCCGGACAGCCAGGACAAGGTGGCCAACCTGGTAAACCAGGACAGCCAGGATACCCAGGTCAACCAGGACAGCCAGGCTACCCAGGACAACCAGGACAGCCAGGTGGCCCAGGACAGCAAGGACAACCGGGTTATCCAGGACAACCAG GACAACCAGGGCAAGGAGGACAACCTGGTCAACCTGGACAGCCAGGTGGCCCAGGACAGCCAGGATACCCAGGACAACCAGGTCAGCCCGGAAAACCGGGACAACCTGGGCAGCCAGGTTACCCAGGGCAGCCCGGTCAGCCAGGACAGCCAGGATACCCAGGGCAACCCGGTCAGCCAGGGCAGCCAGGATACCCAGGTCAACCAGGACAACCAGGTCAACCCGGAAAACCGGGACAACCCGGGCAGCCAGGATACCCAGGGCAACCCGGTCAGCCAGGACAGCCAGGACAACCAGGGCAGCCCGGATATCCAGAACAACCAGGACAGCCAG gaGGACCAGGACGTCCTGAAGACCTAACTAAACCAGGTCAGCCAGGATACCCAGGACAGCAAGGACAACCCGGTGGTCCAGGACAGCCAGGACAACCTGGATACCCAGGACAACCAG GTAAACCAGGACAACCTGGTCAACCAGGATATCCAGGACAGCCAGGACAGCCCGGATACCCGGGACAACCTGGTCAACCAGGACAGCCAGGTCAACAAGGACAACCAGGACAGCCTGGTAAACCAGGTCAGCCAGGCCAGCCAGGATATCCAGGACAACCTGGCAAACCAGGCGAACCAGGCCAACCAGGATACCCAGGACAACCAGGACAACCTGGCAAACCGGGTCAACCTGGCCAGCCAGGATACCCAGGACAAccag GTGAACCAGGCCAACCTGGTCAACCCGGACAGCCAGGACAACCAGGATACCCAGGACAGCCAGGACAACCCGGTGGTCCAGGTCAGCCAGGCCAACCAGGATACCCAGGACAGCCAGGTCAAGCAGGACAACCAGGTCAACCAGGATACCCCGGACAGCCCGGACAGCCAGGATACCCAGGACAGCAAGGACAACCTGGTGGCCCAGGACAGCCAGGGCAACCAGGTACACCAGGCCAGCCCGGCCAACCAGGATACCCAGGCCAACCAGGTCAACCAGGAGAACCTGGCAAACCAGGACAACCTGGCCAGCCAGGACAACCAGGATACCCAGGACAGCCCGGACAGCCAGGTTACCCTGGACAGCAAGGACAACCTGGTGGTCCAGGACAGCCAGGACAACCAGGATACCCAGGACAACCCGGACAACCAGGTCAACCAGGCCAGCCCGGCCAACCAGGATACCCAGGCCAACCAGGACAACCAGGAGAACCTGGCAAACCAGGACAACCTGGCCAGCCAGGACAACCAGGATACCCAGGACAGCCCGGACAGCCAGGTTACCCTGGACAGCAAGGACAACCTGGTGGTCCAGGACAGCCAGGACAACCAGGATACCCAGGACAACCCGGACAACCAGGTCAACCAGGCCAGCCCGGCCAACCAGGATACCCAGGCCAACCAGGTCAACCAGGATACCCAGGGCAACAAGGACAACCCGGTGGTCCAGGACAGCCAGGACAACCAGGATACCCAGGACAACCCGGACAACCAGGTCAACCAGGCCAGCCCGGCCAACCAGGATACCCAGGCCAACCAGGTCAACCAGGATACCCAGGGCAACAAGGACAACCCGGTGGTCCAGGACAACCCGGACAACCAGGTACACCAGGCCAGCCCGGCCAACCAGGATACCCAGGGCAGCCAGGTCAACCAGGAGAACCTGGTAAACCAGGACAACCCGGACAACCAGGTCAACCAGGATACCCCGGACAGCCCGGACAGCCAGGATACCCAGGACAGCAAGGACAACCCGGTGGTCCAGGACAACCCGGACAACCAGGTAAACCAGGACAACCCGGACAACCAG GTAAACCAGGACAACCCGGACAACCAGGTCAACCAGGATACCCCGGACAGCCCGGACAGCCAGGATACCCAGGACAGCAAGGACAGCCCGGTGGTCCAGGACAGCCAGGACAACCAG GTACACCAGGCCAGCCCGGCCAACCTGGACACCCAGGGCAGCCAGGTCAACCAGGAGAGCCTGGCAAACCAGGACAGCCTGGCCAACCAGGACAACCAGGATACCCAGGACAACCCGGACAACCGGGATACCCAGGACAGCAAGGACAACCCGGTGGTCCAGGACAGCCAGGGCAACCAGGTACACCAGGCCAGCCCGGCCAACCAGGATACCCAGGGCAGCCAGGTCAACCAGGAGAACCTGGTAAACCAGGACAGCCTGGCCAACCAGGACAACCAGGATACCCAGGACAACCCGGACAACCAGGATACCCAGGACAGCAAGGACAACCCGGTGGTCCAGGACAGCCAGGGCAACCAGGATACCCAGGCCAACCAGGTCAACCAGGAGAACCTGGCAAACCAGGACAGCCTGGCCAGCCAGGACAACCAGGATACCCAGGACAGCCCGGACAACCAGGACAACCAGGGCAATCAG GTGGCCCCGGACAACCAGGACAACCTGGATATCCAGGACAACCAGGACAGCCTGGAGGGCCTGGACAACCTGGACAACCGGGTTACCCAGGACAGCCCGGACAGCCGGGATACCCAGGACAGCCAGGTCAGCCAGGTCAACCTGGACACCCAGGGCAGCCGGGATACCCAGGACAACCAGGACAACCAGGACAGCCCGGATACCCAGGACAACCAGGACAGCCCGGATACCCAGGTCAGCCAGGACAACCAGGACAACCAGGACAGCCGGGATACCCAGGACAACCAGGACAACCAGGACAGCCGGGATACCCAGGACAACCAGGACAGCCGGGATACCCAGGTCAGCCAGGACAACCAGGACAACCAGGACAGCCGGGATACCCAGGTCAGCCAGGACAACCAGGACAACCAGGACAGCCGGGATACCCAGGACAGCCAGGACAACCAGGCTACCCCGGACAGCCAGGACAACCAGGACAGCCGGGATACCCAGGTCAACCAGGACAATACCCAG ATTCTGAAACGGCACCGTCTGGCACCGGAGTACAACCACCTGCCACTGTAC